In Streptomyces violaceusniger Tu 4113, one DNA window encodes the following:
- a CDS encoding M14 family metallopeptidase, with protein sequence MKLRRTVRSSGAVVALAALLLGGLAAAPAAPAQPPANPAGDGLSVWTAQVTKGQIPLLLRAGADGTELGRQVPGKGSGPVELYLTGKQAAALRGKGVRLTEKKISAPTSNRLKAAGDGVFRPYSGQGGLQQEIVETGRAHPGLAKVVSIGKTGRGKDILALKLSKGAGKTRDGSKPSVLYMSNQHAREWITPEMTRRLMHYYLDNYGKDDRVTRIVDHTELWFVLSANPDGYDYTHQSPDNRQWRKNLRDNNGDGKITAGDGVDLNRNFGYKWGYDNEGSSADPADETYRGPAPGSEPETKALDAFEKRIGFTYGINYHSAAELLLYGVGWQVATPTPDDVLYKSLAGTPEHSAIPGYHPQVSSELYTTNGEADGHAANVNGMMMFTPEMSTCQTASGVDPNDAWQPRDCASVFTFPDDEKLIAQEFTKNIPFALSVAETAEHPDRPSSSVGLTAPDFTPETFTTSYARGGDQDVAVTVRKSVRDKRLNYRVDGGRVRTASLKAWQGGETYGGEDNVLFDQYRAAVKGADPGQQIKVWFTGRTKSGKRTVSESFTYTVAKRPRADTLVIAEEGGSSPARHTAAYTRALADNGRKAAVWDVATQGAPSALGVLSHFRTVLWYTGAERPGGPTLLAVRDFLNEGGKLITTGERAGGSSEVGPADTDDFSQYYLGADSRLTLKSPTAFQGAGALAGTGASLGDAPGNPLDAAGAYTVTSDVLPPKDFPRFRSAGAGAYPGTRTPYQPYEGDWMAAAGHRDNSWMRLSRRVDLTGVAAADKPALAFRLSYDTEPGYDHVVIEAHTAGQDDWTTLPDANGGSSTEVPTECEGGFLLNLHPFLKHYLTPGDDGCGAQGSTGAWNSLTGSSEGWRPVSVDLSGYAGKKAELAVSYVTDPGTGGRGAFVDSTEFTVGGTAKDSEGFETALGPWSTSAAPEGSPANSGDWSRSRELFHTVAGVTTRDTVLLGFGLEHVPDAAQRARLVADALRALRR encoded by the coding sequence ATGAAGCTCAGACGCACGGTGAGATCGAGCGGCGCGGTGGTGGCACTGGCCGCGTTGCTTCTGGGGGGACTGGCCGCGGCACCCGCGGCCCCCGCACAACCGCCGGCGAACCCCGCCGGCGACGGGCTGTCCGTATGGACCGCCCAAGTCACCAAGGGTCAGATTCCGCTGCTGCTGCGCGCCGGAGCGGACGGCACCGAACTGGGGCGGCAGGTGCCCGGGAAGGGCTCCGGCCCGGTCGAGCTCTACCTCACCGGGAAGCAGGCCGCCGCGCTGCGCGGCAAGGGCGTGCGGCTCACCGAGAAGAAGATCTCCGCACCGACCAGCAACCGCCTGAAGGCCGCGGGCGACGGCGTCTTCCGCCCCTACAGCGGCCAGGGCGGGCTCCAGCAGGAGATCGTCGAGACCGGCCGGGCCCACCCCGGCCTCGCCAAGGTCGTCAGCATCGGCAAGACCGGCCGCGGCAAGGACATCCTCGCCCTCAAGCTGAGCAAGGGCGCGGGGAAGACCCGCGACGGCAGCAAGCCGTCGGTGCTGTACATGTCCAATCAGCACGCCCGTGAGTGGATCACGCCGGAGATGACCCGCCGGCTGATGCACTACTACCTCGACAACTACGGCAAGGACGACCGCGTCACCCGGATCGTGGACCATACCGAACTGTGGTTCGTCCTGTCCGCCAACCCGGACGGCTACGACTACACGCATCAGAGCCCGGACAACCGCCAGTGGCGCAAGAACCTGCGCGACAACAACGGCGACGGCAAGATCACCGCGGGCGACGGCGTCGACCTCAACCGCAACTTCGGCTACAAGTGGGGCTACGACAACGAGGGTTCGTCCGCCGACCCGGCCGACGAGACCTACCGGGGGCCCGCCCCCGGCTCCGAGCCGGAGACCAAGGCGCTGGACGCCTTCGAGAAGCGCATCGGCTTCACGTACGGCATCAACTACCACTCGGCCGCCGAACTGCTGCTCTACGGCGTCGGCTGGCAGGTCGCCACCCCGACCCCCGACGACGTCCTCTACAAGTCCCTGGCCGGCACTCCGGAGCACTCCGCGATCCCCGGGTACCACCCGCAGGTCTCCTCCGAGCTGTACACCACCAACGGCGAGGCCGACGGCCACGCGGCGAACGTCAACGGGATGATGATGTTCACCCCGGAGATGTCGACGTGTCAGACCGCCTCCGGCGTCGACCCGAACGACGCCTGGCAGCCGCGTGACTGCGCGTCCGTCTTCACCTTCCCCGACGACGAGAAGCTGATCGCGCAGGAGTTCACCAAGAACATCCCCTTCGCGCTCTCCGTCGCCGAGACCGCCGAGCACCCCGACCGGCCGTCCTCGTCCGTCGGCCTGACCGCGCCCGACTTCACCCCGGAGACCTTCACCACGTCCTACGCCCGCGGCGGCGACCAGGACGTCGCCGTCACCGTCCGCAAGAGTGTGCGCGACAAGCGGCTCAACTACCGCGTGGACGGCGGCCGCGTCCGCACCGCCTCGTTGAAGGCGTGGCAGGGCGGCGAGACCTACGGCGGCGAGGACAACGTCCTCTTCGACCAGTACCGCGCCGCCGTCAAGGGAGCGGACCCCGGGCAGCAGATCAAGGTCTGGTTCACCGGCCGTACGAAGAGCGGCAAGCGCACCGTCAGCGAGTCGTTCACCTACACCGTGGCCAAGCGGCCCAGGGCCGACACACTGGTGATCGCCGAGGAGGGCGGCAGCTCCCCGGCCCGGCACACCGCCGCGTACACCCGGGCGCTGGCCGACAACGGCCGTAAGGCCGCCGTCTGGGACGTGGCCACTCAAGGGGCGCCGTCCGCGCTCGGGGTGCTGAGCCACTTCAGGACCGTGCTCTGGTACACCGGCGCCGAACGGCCCGGCGGCCCGACCCTGCTCGCGGTGCGCGACTTCCTCAACGAGGGCGGCAAGCTGATCACCACCGGTGAGCGGGCGGGCGGCAGCTCCGAGGTGGGACCGGCCGACACGGACGATTTCAGCCAGTACTACCTGGGCGCCGACAGCCGGCTCACCCTGAAGTCGCCCACCGCCTTCCAGGGCGCCGGCGCGCTCGCGGGCACCGGCGCGAGCCTCGGCGACGCCCCCGGCAACCCCCTGGACGCCGCGGGCGCCTACACGGTCACCTCCGATGTGCTGCCGCCGAAGGACTTCCCCCGGTTCCGCAGCGCGGGCGCGGGGGCGTACCCGGGCACGCGCACCCCGTACCAGCCCTATGAGGGCGACTGGATGGCGGCCGCGGGACACCGTGACAACTCCTGGATGCGACTGTCCCGTAGGGTGGACCTGACCGGTGTGGCCGCCGCCGACAAACCGGCCCTGGCCTTCCGGCTCAGCTATGACACCGAGCCCGGCTACGACCATGTGGTCATCGAGGCGCACACCGCGGGCCAGGACGACTGGACCACCCTCCCCGACGCGAACGGCGGTTCCTCCACCGAGGTGCCCACCGAGTGCGAGGGGGGCTTCCTGCTCAATCTGCACCCGTTCCTGAAGCACTACCTGACCCCCGGCGACGACGGCTGCGGCGCGCAGGGCAGCACCGGAGCCTGGAACAGCCTGACGGGCTCCTCCGAGGGGTGGCGGCCGGTCTCCGTGGACCTGAGCGGCTACGCGGGCAAGAAGGCCGAGCTGGCCGTCTCGTACGTCACCGACCCGGGCACCGGCGGGCGGGGCGCCTTCGTGGACAGCACCGAGTTCACCGTCGGCGGCACCGCCAAGGACTCCGAGGGCTTCGAGACCGCGCTCGGCCCCTGGTCGACCTCGGCGGCGCCGGAGGGCAGCCCGGCGAACTCGGGGGACTGGTCCCGTTCCCGGGAACTCTTCCACACCGTCGCGGGCGTCACCACCCGGGACACCGTGCTGCTCGGCTTCGGCCTGGAGCATGTCCCGGACGCCGCCCAGAGGGCCCGGCTGGTGGCCGACGCGCTGCGTGCGCTGCGTCGTTGA
- the whiA gene encoding DNA-binding protein WhiA: protein MAMTAAVKDEISRLPVTRTCCRKAEVSAILRFAGGLHLVSGRIVIEAELDTGIAARRVRKDILEIFGHSSDLVVMAPGGLRRGSRYVVRVVAGGDQLARQTGLVDGRGRPIRGLPPQVVSGATCDAEAAWRGAFLAHGSLTEPGRSSSLEVTCPGPEAALALVGAARRLQIPAKAREVRGVDRVVVRDGDAIGALLTRLGAHESVLAWEERRMRREVRATATRLANFDDANLRRSARAAVAAGARVQRALEILADEVPEHLAAAGRLRMEHKQASLEELGALADPPLTKDAVAGRIRRLLAMADKRAQDLGIPGTESSLTEEMAEGMVG, encoded by the coding sequence ATGGCGATGACGGCAGCGGTGAAGGACGAAATCTCCCGGCTCCCCGTCACCCGGACCTGCTGCCGGAAAGCGGAGGTCTCGGCGATCCTGCGGTTCGCGGGGGGGCTGCACCTGGTCAGCGGGCGCATCGTGATCGAGGCGGAGCTGGACACCGGGATCGCGGCCCGCAGGGTGCGCAAGGACATCCTGGAGATCTTCGGCCACTCCTCGGATCTGGTGGTGATGGCCCCCGGAGGGCTGCGCCGCGGCAGCAGGTACGTGGTGCGGGTGGTGGCGGGCGGTGACCAGCTCGCGCGACAGACCGGCCTGGTCGACGGCCGCGGCCGGCCGATCCGCGGACTGCCGCCGCAGGTCGTCTCCGGCGCCACCTGCGACGCCGAGGCCGCCTGGCGCGGGGCCTTCCTCGCCCATGGCTCGCTCACCGAGCCCGGCCGCTCGTCCTCCCTGGAGGTGACCTGCCCCGGCCCGGAGGCCGCGCTCGCACTGGTCGGCGCCGCCCGCCGGCTGCAGATCCCCGCCAAGGCGCGCGAGGTGCGCGGGGTGGACCGGGTGGTCGTCCGGGACGGTGACGCCATCGGCGCGCTGTTGACGCGGCTGGGGGCGCATGAGTCGGTCCTCGCCTGGGAGGAGCGGCGGATGCGGCGCGAGGTGCGGGCGACCGCCACCCGCCTCGCCAACTTCGACGACGCCAATCTGCGCCGCTCGGCCCGTGCCGCCGTCGCCGCCGGGGCCCGGGTGCAGCGCGCCCTGGAGATCCTGGCCGACGAGGTGCCCGAGCACCTCGCCGCGGCCGGCCGGCTGCGCATGGAGCACAAGCAGGCGTCCCTGGAGGAGCTGGGTGCCCTCGCCGACCCGCCGCTGACCAAGGACGCCGTCGCGGGCCGCATCCGCCGGCTGCTGGCCATGGCCGACAAGCGCGCCCAGGACCTGGGCATCCCCGGCACCGAGTCCAGCCTCACCGAGGAGATGGCCGAGGGCATGGTCGGCTGA
- a CDS encoding gluconeogenesis factor YvcK family protein, whose amino-acid sequence MTIRTKRLRRLVGARTSRSAQPKVVALGGGMGLSASLAALRRITGDLTAVVTVADDGGSSGRLRDELGVLPPGDLRKALAALCGDDDWGQTWARVIQHRFISEGELHGHAVGNVLIVALWEQLGDHVKALDLVGRLLGAHGRVLPMSAVPLELQAYVRGHDPARPDEVSTVAGQATVALTRGEVQSVHLVPHDPPAVPEAVEAVRDADWVVLGPGSWFSSVIPHLLVPDLLQALTETKARRVLSLNLAPQPGETDGFSPQRHLEVLARHAPKLAFDVVLADEAAVPDQSSLCDAAKRLGGTVELAPVAATDGAPKHDPELLAAAYDRIFRMHGRIGPWR is encoded by the coding sequence GTGACCATTCGTACCAAGCGGCTGCGACGGCTGGTCGGAGCACGGACCAGCCGGAGCGCGCAGCCCAAGGTCGTCGCACTCGGAGGCGGCATGGGCCTGTCCGCGTCGCTCGCCGCGCTGCGCCGGATCACCGGCGACCTCACCGCCGTCGTCACCGTGGCCGATGACGGCGGCTCCAGCGGACGGCTCCGCGACGAGCTGGGCGTGCTGCCGCCCGGCGATCTGCGCAAGGCCCTGGCCGCGCTGTGCGGCGACGACGACTGGGGCCAGACCTGGGCGCGGGTCATCCAGCACCGCTTCATCAGCGAGGGCGAGCTGCACGGCCACGCGGTCGGCAATGTGCTGATCGTCGCCCTGTGGGAGCAGCTCGGCGACCACGTGAAGGCGCTCGACCTGGTCGGCAGGCTGCTGGGCGCCCATGGCCGGGTGCTGCCCATGTCGGCCGTCCCCCTGGAGCTCCAGGCGTACGTCCGGGGCCATGACCCGGCGCGCCCGGACGAGGTGTCCACCGTCGCCGGGCAGGCCACCGTGGCGCTGACCCGCGGCGAGGTGCAGTCGGTCCATCTGGTGCCGCACGACCCGCCGGCCGTCCCCGAGGCCGTCGAGGCGGTCAGGGACGCCGACTGGGTGGTGCTGGGGCCCGGCTCCTGGTTCTCCTCCGTGATCCCGCATCTACTGGTCCCCGATCTGCTCCAGGCGCTCACCGAGACCAAGGCCCGGCGGGTGCTGTCACTGAACCTCGCCCCTCAGCCGGGAGAAACCGATGGCTTCTCTCCGCAGCGTCATTTGGAGGTTTTGGCCCGACACGCCCCTAAACTCGCCTTCGACGTGGTGCTGGCCGATGAGGCCGCCGTCCCCGACCAGAGCAGTCTGTGCGACGCGGCCAAGCGGCTGGGCGGCACGGTCGAGCTGGCGCCGGTGGCCGCGACCGACGGTGCCCCGAAGCACGACCCGGAGCTTCTGGCGGCCGCGTACGACCGTATTTTTCGGATGCATGGAAGGATCGGCCCATGGCGATGA
- the rapZ gene encoding RNase adapter RapZ — protein sequence MTEHENHGDGAQVNTGTSGEPAEAAAIPELVIISGMSGAGRSTAAKCLEDLGWFVVDNLPPALIPTMVDLGARSQGNVARIAVVVDVRGRRFFDNLRESLADLAAKSVKRRVLFLEASDEALVRRFESVRRPHPLQGDGRIVDGIAAERDLLRELRGDADLVIDTSSLNVHELRAKMDPQFAGEEEPELRATVMSFGYKYGLPVDADLVVDCRFLPNPHWVPELRPFTGLNEEVSSYVFNQPGAKEFLDRYAELLQLIAAGYRREGKRYVTIAIGCTGGKHRSVAMSERLAPRLAAEGVETVIVHRDMGRE from the coding sequence ATGACCGAGCACGAGAACCATGGAGACGGAGCGCAGGTGAATACGGGCACGTCGGGCGAGCCCGCCGAGGCGGCGGCCATCCCCGAGCTGGTGATCATCTCTGGAATGTCGGGCGCGGGCCGCAGCACCGCGGCCAAGTGTCTGGAGGACCTCGGCTGGTTCGTCGTGGACAACCTGCCGCCCGCGCTGATCCCCACCATGGTCGACCTGGGCGCCCGCTCCCAGGGCAATGTGGCCCGGATCGCCGTGGTGGTGGACGTCCGCGGCCGCCGCTTCTTCGACAACCTCCGCGAGTCCCTCGCCGACCTCGCCGCCAAGAGCGTCAAGCGGCGGGTGCTGTTCCTGGAGGCGTCCGACGAGGCCCTGGTGCGCCGCTTCGAATCCGTGCGCCGCCCGCACCCCCTCCAGGGTGACGGCCGGATCGTGGACGGCATCGCGGCCGAGCGCGATCTGCTGCGCGAGCTGCGCGGCGACGCCGACCTGGTGATCGACACCTCCAGCCTCAACGTGCATGAGCTGCGCGCCAAGATGGACCCCCAGTTCGCGGGCGAGGAGGAGCCCGAGCTGCGGGCCACCGTGATGTCGTTCGGCTACAAGTACGGGCTGCCGGTCGACGCCGATCTGGTGGTGGACTGCCGCTTCCTGCCCAATCCGCACTGGGTCCCCGAGCTGCGCCCCTTCACCGGGCTCAACGAGGAGGTCTCCAGCTATGTCTTCAACCAGCCCGGCGCCAAGGAGTTCCTCGACCGCTACGCGGAGCTGCTCCAGCTCATCGCCGCGGGCTACCGCCGCGAGGGCAAGCGCTATGTGACCATCGCCATCGGCTGCACCGGCGGCAAGCACCGCAGTGTGGCGATGTCCGAGCGGCTCGCCCCGCGGCTGGCCGCCGAGGGAGTGGAGACCGTCATCGTCCACCGGGACATGGGGCGCGAGTGA
- the uvrC gene encoding excinuclease ABC subunit UvrC, which produces MADPSSYRPKPGQIPESPGVYKFRDEHGRVIYVGKAKSLRPRLSSYFQDLANLHPRTRTMVTTAAAVEWTVVSTEVEALQLEYSWIKEFDPRFNVKYRDDKSYPFLAVTLNEEFPRVQVMRGAKKKGVRYFGPYGHAWAIRETVDLMLRVFPVRTCSAGVFKRSAQIGRPCLLGYIGKCSAPCVGRVTAEEHRELAEEFCDFMAGRTGTYLRRLEQQMHEAAEDMEYEKAARLRDDIGALKRAMEKNAVVLADATDADLIAVAEDELEAAVQIFHVRGGRVRGQRGWVTDKVEAVDTAGLVEHALQQLYGEERGDAVPKEVLVPAVPDPAEPVTQWLTERRGSLVDLRIPQRGDKKDLMQTVQRNAQQALALHKTKRASDLTTRSRALEEIAEALGLDSAPLRVECFDISHLQGDDVVASMVVFEDGLPRKSEYRRFQIKSFAGQDDVRSMHEVVSRRFRRYLMEKQKTGEWEEQATGATEDTEATGVSGVTAPPGQAPPGQAPPGQAPPGQTPSGQAPPGQAPPGQTPSGQAPPGRALDGPSDGPSGPIDEEGRPKRFAYPPQLVVVDGGKPQVAAAQRALDELGVDDVAVCGLAKRLEEVWLPDEEDPVVLPRSSEGLYLLQRVRDEAHRFAITYQRSKRAKSMKAGPLDSVPGLGDSRKQALLKHFGSVKRLRAATVEQICEVPGVGRKTAETVAAALAGSAPAAPAVNTATGEIIEDEAAGAASSSNGGTRP; this is translated from the coding sequence ATGGCCGACCCGAGCAGCTACCGCCCCAAGCCGGGACAGATCCCCGAGTCGCCGGGGGTCTACAAGTTCCGTGATGAGCACGGCCGGGTGATCTACGTAGGAAAGGCGAAGAGCCTGCGCCCGCGGCTCTCGTCGTACTTCCAGGACCTGGCGAATCTCCACCCGCGCACCCGCACCATGGTCACCACGGCCGCCGCCGTGGAGTGGACCGTGGTCTCCACCGAGGTCGAGGCCCTGCAGCTCGAGTACTCCTGGATCAAGGAGTTCGACCCCCGGTTCAACGTCAAGTACCGCGACGACAAGAGCTACCCCTTCCTCGCCGTGACCCTGAACGAGGAATTCCCCCGGGTCCAGGTGATGCGCGGCGCCAAGAAGAAGGGCGTGCGCTACTTCGGCCCTTACGGCCATGCCTGGGCCATCCGCGAGACCGTCGACCTGATGCTGCGCGTGTTCCCCGTCCGGACCTGCTCCGCCGGGGTGTTCAAGCGCTCCGCTCAAATCGGCCGCCCCTGTCTGCTCGGCTATATCGGCAAATGCTCGGCCCCCTGCGTCGGCCGTGTCACCGCCGAGGAGCACCGCGAACTCGCCGAAGAGTTCTGCGACTTCATGGCCGGCCGCACCGGCACCTATCTGCGCCGCCTGGAGCAGCAGATGCACGAGGCCGCCGAGGACATGGAGTACGAGAAGGCGGCCCGGCTCCGCGACGACATAGGGGCGCTCAAGCGCGCCATGGAGAAGAACGCGGTGGTTCTCGCCGACGCCACCGACGCCGATCTGATAGCGGTCGCCGAGGACGAGCTGGAGGCCGCCGTCCAGATCTTCCATGTGCGCGGCGGCCGGGTGCGCGGTCAGCGCGGCTGGGTCACCGACAAGGTCGAGGCCGTCGACACCGCCGGGCTGGTCGAGCACGCCCTGCAGCAGCTCTACGGGGAGGAGCGCGGCGACGCCGTGCCCAAGGAGGTCCTGGTGCCCGCCGTGCCGGACCCGGCCGAGCCGGTCACCCAGTGGCTCACCGAGCGCCGCGGCTCCCTGGTCGATCTGCGCATCCCGCAGCGCGGCGACAAGAAGGACCTGATGCAGACCGTCCAGCGAAACGCCCAGCAGGCGCTCGCGCTGCACAAGACCAAGCGCGCCTCCGACCTCACCACGCGCTCCCGGGCGCTGGAGGAGATCGCCGAGGCCCTGGGGCTGGACTCCGCCCCGCTGCGCGTCGAGTGCTTCGACATCTCCCATCTGCAGGGAGATGACGTGGTGGCCTCCATGGTGGTCTTCGAGGACGGGCTCCCCCGTAAGAGTGAGTACCGCCGCTTCCAGATCAAGAGCTTCGCCGGGCAGGACGATGTCCGCTCCATGCATGAGGTCGTCAGCCGCCGCTTCCGCCGCTATCTGATGGAGAAGCAGAAAACGGGGGAGTGGGAGGAACAGGCCACCGGGGCCACAGAGGACACAGAGGCCACCGGCGTCAGCGGCGTCACCGCACCCCCCGGCCAGGCACCCCCCGGCCAGGCACCCCCCGGCCAGGCACCCCCCGGGCAGACACCCTCCGGGCAGGCACCCCCCGGCCAGGCACCCCCCGGGCAGACACCCTCCGGGCAGGCACCCCCCGGGCGGGCCCTCGACGGCCCCTCCGACGGCCCCTCCGGCCCGATCGACGAGGAGGGCAGGCCGAAGCGGTTCGCCTACCCGCCCCAGCTCGTCGTGGTCGACGGTGGAAAGCCGCAGGTGGCCGCCGCCCAACGGGCCCTGGACGAGCTCGGTGTCGACGATGTCGCCGTCTGCGGCCTCGCGAAGCGGCTCGAGGAGGTGTGGCTGCCGGACGAGGAGGACCCGGTGGTGCTGCCCCGCAGCAGCGAAGGGCTCTACCTCCTCCAGCGGGTCCGCGACGAGGCCCACCGCTTCGCCATCACCTACCAGCGCAGCAAGCGCGCCAAGTCGATGAAGGCCGGGCCGCTGGACTCCGTTCCGGGCCTCGGCGACAGCCGTAAGCAGGCGCTGCTGAAGCATTTCGGCTCGGTCAAGCGGCTGCGCGCCGCCACGGTCGAGCAGATCTGCGAGGTGCCGGGCGTCGGCCGTAAGACGGCCGAGACGGTCGCCGCGGCGCTCGCCGGGTCCGCCCCGGCCGCGCCCGCCGTGAACACCGCCACAGGAGAGATCATCGAGGACGAGGCCGCCGGTGCGGCGTCCTCATCGAACGGGGGGACGAGACCATGA
- a CDS encoding Rieske (2Fe-2S) protein, with product MSSQPASRRTLLCCAALAGAAGLGAAACSPDGSGRKTSSTPTAPVELGSAGVVPVGSAKIYREQRVVVAQSAKGEFTAFSAVCTHAGCVVDSVEDGKINCPCHGSQFDARTGKVLQGPAEKPLPSIPVTAKGGRLVAGPDA from the coding sequence ATGTCCAGCCAGCCCGCCTCCCGCCGAACCCTGCTGTGCTGCGCCGCGCTGGCCGGAGCCGCCGGGCTCGGGGCGGCGGCCTGCTCCCCGGACGGTTCGGGCCGTAAGACGTCCTCGACGCCCACCGCCCCCGTCGAGCTCGGCTCGGCCGGTGTCGTCCCGGTCGGCAGCGCCAAGATCTACCGCGAGCAGCGGGTGGTGGTCGCCCAGTCCGCCAAGGGCGAGTTCACGGCGTTCAGCGCGGTGTGCACCCATGCCGGATGCGTCGTCGACAGCGTCGAGGACGGCAAGATCAACTGCCCCTGCCACGGCAGCCAGTTCGACGCCCGCACCGGCAAGGTCCTCCAGGGGCCCGCGGAGAAGCCGCTGCCGTCGATCCCGGTCACCGCGAAGGGCGGACGGCTCGTGGCGGGCCCCGACGCCTGA
- a CDS encoding LacI family DNA-binding transcriptional regulator, giving the protein MATMVDVARRAGVSVATVSHVLNETRPVRPDTRKAVLDAIDDLGYIPNTLARSLVTARTRSIGLAVSAISNPYFTEILQGVESSALEQGYGLLIADPHDDPEHERKVVRLLHERRVDGVIVAPSAEPAGLLEYLARRKIPAVFLDRLVGDAHDQVCAENSRPVEQLVHHLAGLGHTRIGLVAGLPGLSTTTERIAGYRAGLERHGLPCRPGLLAEGHSEAPGAQDAVHRLLASPEPPTAIITANNAMTIGALRALRTAGLSVPDDLALVCFDDFSWADVFSPGLTAISQPSREAGATAVRLLLDRLENPGRPPRTVRLPCAFVHRTSCGCVAEAPDRPLDHPLPGTPGLPGKDPVS; this is encoded by the coding sequence ATGGCAACCATGGTCGACGTCGCCCGGCGTGCCGGGGTGTCCGTGGCCACCGTCTCGCATGTGCTCAACGAGACCCGGCCGGTCCGCCCGGACACCCGTAAGGCCGTGCTGGACGCCATCGACGACCTCGGGTACATCCCCAATACGCTGGCGCGCTCCCTGGTGACCGCGCGCACCCGCTCGATCGGGCTGGCCGTCTCGGCGATCAGCAATCCGTACTTCACCGAGATCCTCCAGGGTGTCGAGTCCAGCGCCCTGGAGCAGGGGTACGGGCTGCTGATCGCCGATCCGCATGACGATCCCGAGCATGAGCGCAAGGTCGTCCGGCTGCTGCATGAGCGGCGGGTGGACGGCGTGATCGTCGCCCCGTCGGCCGAGCCCGCCGGGCTGCTGGAGTATCTGGCCCGCCGTAAGATCCCCGCCGTCTTCCTGGACCGGCTGGTCGGCGACGCCCATGACCAGGTGTGCGCCGAGAACTCCCGCCCCGTCGAACAACTGGTCCACCATCTCGCCGGCCTCGGCCACACTCGCATCGGACTGGTGGCGGGGCTGCCGGGGCTGAGCACCACCACCGAGCGGATCGCGGGCTACCGGGCCGGGCTGGAGCGGCACGGGCTGCCGTGCCGCCCCGGGCTGCTGGCCGAGGGCCACTCCGAGGCACCGGGCGCGCAGGACGCCGTCCACCGGCTGCTGGCCTCCCCCGAGCCGCCCACCGCGATCATCACCGCGAACAACGCGATGACCATCGGTGCGCTGCGCGCCCTGCGCACGGCGGGCCTGAGCGTGCCCGACGATCTCGCGCTCGTCTGCTTCGACGACTTCTCCTGGGCGGATGTCTTCTCCCCCGGGCTCACCGCGATCTCCCAGCCCAGCCGGGAGGCCGGCGCCACCGCCGTCCGGCTGCTGCTCGACCGGCTGGAGAACCCGGGGCGGCCGCCGCGCACCGTCCGGCTGCCCTGCGCCTTCGTCCACCGCACCTCCTGCGGCTGCGTGGCCGAAGCCCCCGACCGACCGCTCGACCACCCGCTCCCCGGAACCCCCGGACTCCCCGGAAAGGACCCCGTCTCGTGA